The stretch of DNA NNNNNNNNNNNNNNNNNNNNNNNNNNNNNNNNNNNNNNNNNNNNNNNNNNNNNNNNNNNNNNNNNNNNNNNNNNNNNNNNNNNNNNNNNNNNNNTGCCCTAGCCCCTCACGGCCAGCCACCAAAGAAGTGGCCAGCCAACAGTGGTTAACCTGGATGTTAATCTACAAGCAGTAGAACAACCCCAGTGCCATGTGAAACAGAGCCAAAGGGTAACCTGCTAATTTGCTCTGCTAACTCCCACTAATTGTCCTTCTAGTCTAGCCTAATCAAAAATAAATCATCAGAGAAGGAACTTTGGTTGCTAGTAGAGTTAAAACATAGATCCTGAAGTAAAGACACTCGGTTACTCAACCCTGTTTTACTTGGTTACTCTTTAACTCTCATTGTGAACAGTAGCAGTTAGTGTCTACAAACTATGCTAGAGCAGTGAAGCGAAAACTTGGCATAATGCTAATGAATAAAGCCACACTGTCAATGCCAAGTAGGCATTGACATTTCTCTTAAGAAAGTAAACTCTACATATTCCAGCAAGGTGACAAGCCCTATTCCAtttcaaaagaagaatgagaaactcTTGTTGCTATCTACAGTTTTGATGTTTTCAAATAAACAGGGAGTGGCAGAGCTGGTACGGAACCTCTGAAACAAGCAAaggcaaagcataacatggcagcaTGCATACAAGCTATTTATTACCGAGGGAGCCACCGATCAACATATGGTGATTGACTTCGCAAACATTATAATTATACTTGCCCTACAAAAAAAAAGTCAacgcactagtgtcaaaaacgttcttatattttggaacggaaggagtactaTGGTCACAAAGCTCAAGCCGTGTTTTGGGTCGCCGGAGACCACCGGCGCGCGCCGCTGCGTTAAACTCCGGCGTGGGCCACCGACAGGTGAACCCCTTAGGATTAGCCATTAAGGCCATGTACAACGCAAGCGCTTACACAGGTGCCTCGGAGAAAAAAACGATTTTTCTCCGGGCAGATGCTTACACAGGTGCTTATTAAGTGGTATGAAAGCAAGCTTTGGCTTCGATGCCAGCCGGTGCTTAGGGAAGTTAACTGCCCTCCTTCCCTCACGGATGCTACACATTTGAAGCAAGTAAGCACCTACTGGAAGGACTCTCATTGTGTGACAAAATTTTCTTGTGATGCAACAgcactctctctctctaagcactgTTGCATAAGCACCCAACACTGTACAAGGCCTAACAGCGGCCCCTAAGACTTCCTCCAATGCACTAGTGCTAAGATGAGGTGCTAAGTACATTAAAAATCTAAGCAACTAAAGTctccaatgcaaaggtgcttagcTTGTTGTTGCTAAGCATtcttcatttaatgatttagcaactaaagTTGTCCGTACATTGGTGGGCTTCTTTCATTTAAGTGTTTTCCCTAGGTTCCCGCGcttggcattgtttcttcctcGGTCACCGCAcccatctctctcttcttaattaccttgccacatcaTCTTTTTTGTCTAGATGGcagccttagcacctgtacaatGTGGAGCATTGAGAGAGGCCTAAATACCCACGACACGACAGGTGGACCCCTCGGCAAAAATTGGCAGGGCACTATGGCATGAAGCAAACATGCCCAAAGTTCCAACAAGCGTGGGGCAGAAGATCAACCCCCCCTAGTTTTCCGGGTACTTGTACGAAAACTGCATGCTCAATCTcacggaaaagaaaagaaaaggaaaaaaaaactgcCAGCTGAAGCTGTGTCTCGGCTGTGGATAACGAACGTAGGCGCTGCGCTACGCGGAAGGCCTTCCCGTCTCTGCTTCCTGCCGCGCCCTACTCGTGTCCATGGCGGGTGCGTGCGCGGTGGCCGCGCCATCCCGGGCCACCGTCTCCGGCCCCGGCGCAGCCCCGCCGCCGGGGCGCGGCTCCCGCGTGAGCTGCCGGCGCTCGGCGAGGAGACGCGCCGGCGGTCGCGCTCGCGTGTCCCGCGACACCAACGGCGCCGAGGCTGAGCCGGACAGCAAGGGTCCAATCCCGCAGGTCAGTGCTCCTCCTCCCCACACTGCCGTAACAAATGTGTTCTGCTCAGAATCTTTATCTTCAGGTTCGGCAGTCATTCCGCCCTGGAACACATAATCTATAACTGAAATTTGCTTGGTTTCTGAACCGATTTCCCTTTGGTTCACATGTGTTGTTCAACCAGGATGACTCCGGCTACCTGCTGACGCTGGGGCTCGGGTCcatcggcggcgcggcggccgtgaAGTACGGCAGCGTGCTGCTCCCCGATATCACGCGGCCCAACATCGTCGAGGCGCTGCTCATGGTCTCCCTGCCCATGGCGGCCGCCGTCCTCATCTTGCTCAAGCTCAGCTCCACTTCCACACAGGACTAGGGCTTGTACACCCTTCAAAGTTCAGATGACATCATGTGTCTTTTTTCGGTTCCATTTTGCAATTCGAGACGCCTAGTAAGACGAACAAGAACAGaatatgcaaaaaaaaaatgtGTTATGTCCGCAAATCTTGTGTTCTATTGCAAAAAAATTGCACTTGAGGAATGAGGAGACGGGTGCCCGTTTATTCTTAATTTGAAGCAACAAGAATATTCACTTGCACAGCCTGATGTTGTACTGTGAGATGATCTACcggaaaaatatatatatatatatgtatttacATAGAATGTAGCTTCATCGATTTCAATATCTGCGGCCGTGACGACTGTTACATGCTCTAGGAAATACAAGTGCGACTACAGCAAAATTCATGCTTTACAAGGGTATCCCTCTCAAAAAATAAAAACGGCGTCAATAAAATTAGTTGACACTAAACCTCTGCGTTGCCACTTCACAGCCCACAGACCGTAAAAGATGAGCCTCTTCAACAGAACACATGCATGCAACAGCTCGTCGAATCCCGATTAATTGAAGAATTGCAGATTGGTTAACACCATGACTGGTGTTGAATAgaatgcatcatgcaataaatattTACAGGCTACAGGTTGTCCTTCAGCCACTTGGATGCCCCGTTGACAATGGATCTGAAAGAATTCAACAATCAACTTGGTCAACATGAGGACATAATACACGAGATAACGTAAATGCAATTGATTGCGGAACCGAGCCAATAAAAAATCAGTATAATCATTAATAGGTTCAGTACAATAAAAAAGAACTGGACATGAATTTCTACATCGACAAATCTTTTCAGACAACATGTAACAACATATGATCAGTGAGAATATACTGAAGGATATAAGGCCCTCTGGCATTGATGACATGTAAACAAGACCAAACACCCATCAGCAATTGCAGTATAACGAAATCAAGTGCAGCATTTTTACCCAGCAAAATCAGAAAGTTTCTTCAACCAGTCACCCTCCCCATCATCAGGTTGATCTGATACTTCTGGAGCAGCGCGGCTTCCATTCTCTTTATGTACAGCTGCAACACAGACATGTGAGTTTAATTTCTCCTACAAAAGTTCCTTATTCCCTTATCAAGCAGCAACGATGGGACACAGCAATGTTCCGCTGGTAACGATCCAAATTAAAATGAACTTTCCGCTGACAAGAGGAAGGATCAAATCTATGCATATATATTGCATGCTTACGTTTTGGCTTCACCGGTGCACGGGCAAAACCACCATTTTTCAACGATGCAAGTTCCTCAAGCAACTCCTTTTCGCGCCCACTGTATAGCAGTAGTTCAGAGAAATAAGGATCGAGTGCTTATGTAGCTCTAGAGTACTAGTGTATACTTCATAAAAAGGCTCAAGAGGGGAAGTGTATTTTCACCTTATACGTTTGGGTATAGAGACCTTAACAGTGAATAGATGATCACCGCATATAGATGGCCTATTCAATGATGGAACACCTTGCTTCGCTAGGACCAATACATCACCAGGTTGGGTGCCTGGAGGTATTCGAAGTTCACTAGTTCCCTCAACAGTTCTGACCTGCTTGCAACAAAATTTCAAAAGGAATGACTACACAACACCATACTGTATTTGTTTTTTAACGACAAAGAACCATTACAATATTGCCATCATACTTGAAACAAacatccaccaacatgtcactTTGCTCTGAACCATACATGGTTTAAGGAAGGCACAAAGACTTAAATCAGTTGAAGGAAAACAGAATTGACTAGGCCTCGCATAACAGCAGCTCTAGCATTGGCCCTGGCTCAAGCCAACTTGGTTAACAAACCAAAACCATGGCCAGTACAGACTTGCTTCCAGGCAAACGTGGCATCAAATTTGCTCAAAAAAATGTGGCATCAGATTCGCTAAAAAAAAATTGGCGCCGAGTCAAGATCAAAGTATCACCTCCTCTGGTTTTGGATTTAGCTTAGGTCGGTATAATGAGTTAATGACACACTAATAGAGTGAAAAACC from Triticum dicoccoides isolate Atlit2015 ecotype Zavitan chromosome 6A, WEW_v2.0, whole genome shotgun sequence encodes:
- the LOC119318406 gene encoding uncharacterized protein LOC119318406, whose product is MAGACAVAAPSRATVSGPGAAPPPGRGSRVSCRRSARRRAGGRARVSRDTNGAEAEPDSKGPIPQDDSGYLLTLGLGSIGGAAAVKYGSVLLPDITRPNIVEALLMVSLPMAAAVLILLKLSSTSTQD